Proteins encoded in a region of the Paenibacillus pedocola genome:
- a CDS encoding acyl-CoA dehydratase activase-related protein — protein MMMRIGLDVGSTTAKLVVMERNTIVYQDYVRHYSDIKKAALSLLSDVRDRFPDRKAALTVSGSSGLSLSKLGGVPFVQEVIACTKAISELIPQCDTAIELGGEDAKIIYLNGGIEQRMNTACAGGTGAFIDQMASLLQTDPAGLNTLAEKHERIYPIASRCGVFAKSDVQPLLNEGARREDVAASIFQSIVNQTISGLACGRPIRGRVAFLGGPLTFLPALRERFAETLGLKEGEMLFPERSQYFVAIGSALSQSEPLVLPLADWIARIAAVDFKADRAEDAELPPLFETAADLADFRLRHSKASVARAELADYSGPCYLGIDAGSTTTKLVITGADDEILYTSYGSNKGNPLQSVSDAMKEIYRILPDDCYIAGSYATGYGEGLIKAALRTDGGEVETVAHYKAASKFMPEVDFILDIGGQDMKCIKIRGGAIDSLMLNEACSAGCGSFLESFASALELGIEEFAKSALESSKPVNLGSRCTVFMNSKVKQVQKEGASLADLSAGLAYSVIKNALQKVIKIRNPEDLGRNIIVQGGTFYNEAVLRAFEQLTGRTVVRPDIAGVMGAYGCALIAKENAGASGFSTLLGPDELDAFTYEVSPGRCGLCANNCALTISRFPDKSFHVTGNRCERGAGGKKKKNTLPNLMQYKYERFFDYEGLPEEQAERGTVGIPRTMNMFENYPFWHTFFTTLRYRTVLSPKSSKKLYESGMDTIPSESICYPAKMAHGHVQSLVGKGVDFIFYPAIVYEKKEDDAATNHFNCPVVASYPEVIRNNMDSLKEGRVPLVSPFLTFDDIAALTKGLIKTFTDIPKEEIFAAVQAGLAEAEHAKKDVRTKGEETLDFLSTTGTKGILLCGHPYHADPEINHGIADMITGMGLAVLTEDSVCHLDRSEGDVAVVNQWTYHARMYRAARLAASRNDLELVQLTSFGCGIDAITCDAVQEIMERHNKVYTLIKIDEISNLGAARIRLRSLQAAMRERERSDVQPQLLYKTQANVPFTKEMKETYTILAPQMSPVHFELFERVFRDAGYRLKVLETTGPQETEEGLRFVNNDACYPAIVTIGQILSALKSGDYDPNRTAVIMSQTGGGCRATNYISLLRKALKDSDLGQIPVISLNASGMENQPGFRISLKLANRLVAAACYGDLMMRLLHRFRPYERIPGSAELLYRKGMERCKSSLSNFSFREYKRVIRGIVAEFSRLPVHSALKPKVGIVGEILIKFHPDANNRIIEMIEAEGGEAVMPDFLDFIFYCIYNPIYKAEQFGKSKRLGYINPMLISYLEIYRKPVKVALEEAGLAKSRENIYGLAEKASRLVSVGNQMGEGWFLTAEMMDLLDNGVNNIVCIQPFACLPNHITGRGMIKGLKELYPGANIAAIDYDAGVSVVNQANRIKLMMSIASELVSGTHAKPPAASLVQPALLGTFGSGV, from the coding sequence ATGATGATGCGTATTGGGCTTGATGTCGGATCAACTACGGCCAAATTGGTTGTTATGGAACGGAATACAATTGTTTATCAAGATTATGTTAGACACTATAGCGATATAAAAAAAGCTGCCCTCTCCCTTCTGTCTGATGTCCGGGACAGATTTCCGGATAGGAAGGCAGCATTAACTGTAAGCGGTTCCTCGGGCCTGTCTTTATCGAAGCTTGGCGGAGTCCCCTTCGTTCAGGAGGTTATTGCCTGTACCAAAGCGATCAGTGAGCTGATCCCGCAGTGTGATACGGCAATTGAACTTGGCGGGGAAGACGCCAAGATTATTTATTTGAACGGCGGCATCGAGCAGCGGATGAACACGGCCTGTGCAGGCGGCACAGGAGCATTCATCGATCAGATGGCCTCACTGCTGCAGACCGATCCTGCCGGTCTGAACACCCTTGCAGAGAAGCATGAGCGGATTTATCCCATCGCTTCGCGCTGCGGTGTATTTGCCAAAAGTGATGTGCAGCCGCTGCTTAATGAAGGGGCCCGGCGTGAGGATGTTGCCGCCTCGATCTTTCAGAGCATCGTGAACCAGACCATCAGCGGTCTGGCCTGCGGGCGTCCGATCCGCGGCCGGGTGGCTTTTTTGGGCGGTCCGCTTACCTTCCTGCCTGCGCTGCGGGAACGGTTTGCGGAGACGCTGGGACTTAAGGAAGGCGAGATGCTGTTCCCGGAACGCTCCCAGTATTTTGTAGCGATTGGTTCAGCGCTGTCACAATCGGAGCCGCTCGTGCTTCCGCTGGCGGACTGGATCGCACGGATTGCTGCGGTCGATTTCAAGGCCGACCGTGCTGAGGACGCCGAGCTGCCGCCGCTGTTTGAAACGGCGGCGGATTTGGCCGACTTCCGGCTGCGCCACAGCAAAGCTTCGGTTGCCCGCGCAGAGCTGGCGGACTACAGCGGCCCGTGCTATCTCGGAATTGACGCCGGCTCGACAACAACGAAGCTGGTGATCACAGGTGCAGACGATGAGATTCTGTATACCTCTTATGGAAGCAACAAGGGGAATCCGCTGCAGTCCGTCAGTGATGCCATGAAGGAAATCTACCGGATTCTGCCGGATGACTGCTATATAGCCGGTTCCTATGCGACCGGTTATGGTGAAGGCTTAATTAAAGCTGCGCTGCGCACGGATGGCGGGGAAGTGGAGACGGTAGCCCATTATAAGGCAGCCTCCAAGTTCATGCCCGAGGTCGATTTTATTCTCGATATCGGCGGACAGGATATGAAGTGCATCAAAATCCGCGGAGGTGCGATTGACAGCCTGATGCTTAATGAAGCCTGCTCAGCAGGCTGCGGTTCGTTCCTGGAGAGCTTTGCCTCTGCCCTGGAGCTTGGAATTGAGGAATTCGCCAAGTCCGCGCTGGAATCGAGCAAGCCGGTTAATCTGGGCTCACGCTGTACTGTATTTATGAACTCCAAGGTGAAGCAGGTGCAGAAGGAAGGCGCCTCCCTGGCCGACCTGTCGGCAGGACTCGCCTATTCCGTAATTAAGAATGCACTGCAAAAGGTCATTAAAATCCGCAACCCTGAGGATCTGGGACGTAATATTATTGTTCAAGGCGGAACCTTCTATAATGAAGCCGTTCTGCGGGCATTTGAGCAGCTGACCGGCAGAACGGTGGTAAGACCCGATATTGCCGGGGTTATGGGAGCGTACGGCTGTGCGCTGATTGCCAAGGAGAATGCCGGAGCCAGCGGATTCAGCACACTGCTTGGTCCGGATGAGCTGGATGCATTCACCTACGAGGTTTCCCCGGGCCGCTGCGGCCTGTGCGCCAACAACTGTGCACTGACAATCAGCCGTTTCCCCGACAAGAGCTTCCACGTCACCGGAAACCGCTGTGAGCGGGGGGCGGGCGGCAAGAAGAAGAAGAATACACTGCCCAATCTGATGCAGTATAAATATGAGCGCTTTTTTGATTATGAAGGGCTGCCGGAGGAGCAGGCAGAGCGGGGAACCGTCGGGATTCCGCGGACAATGAACATGTTCGAGAATTATCCGTTCTGGCATACCTTCTTTACAACTTTGCGCTACCGGACTGTGCTGTCCCCCAAATCCAGCAAAAAGCTGTACGAGAGCGGCATGGACACCATTCCTTCTGAATCGATTTGCTATCCGGCGAAAATGGCCCACGGGCATGTGCAGAGTCTGGTCGGTAAAGGCGTTGATTTTATCTTTTACCCGGCGATTGTGTACGAAAAGAAAGAGGATGACGCGGCGACGAATCATTTTAACTGCCCGGTGGTCGCTTCCTATCCCGAGGTTATCCGCAACAATATGGACAGCCTGAAGGAGGGGAGAGTTCCGCTCGTCAGCCCGTTCCTGACCTTTGACGATATTGCTGCCCTGACCAAAGGGCTGATCAAGACGTTCACAGACATTCCGAAGGAAGAAATATTCGCAGCAGTACAGGCGGGGCTGGCCGAAGCAGAGCATGCCAAAAAGGATGTGCGTACGAAAGGCGAGGAAACGCTGGATTTCCTGAGCACAACCGGGACGAAAGGGATTCTGCTCTGCGGTCATCCCTATCACGCCGATCCGGAGATCAACCACGGGATTGCCGATATGATCACCGGGATGGGGCTCGCTGTACTGACCGAGGATTCGGTCTGCCATCTGGACCGCAGTGAAGGCGATGTCGCAGTGGTCAACCAATGGACCTACCATGCCCGGATGTACCGTGCCGCGCGCCTGGCGGCTTCCAGGAACGATCTGGAGCTGGTTCAGCTGACCTCCTTCGGCTGCGGCATCGATGCTATTACCTGTGATGCAGTCCAGGAGATTATGGAGCGGCACAACAAAGTGTACACCTTGATTAAAATCGATGAGATCAGCAATCTCGGTGCAGCCCGTATCCGCCTGCGCTCGCTTCAGGCAGCCATGCGTGAGCGGGAGAGAAGTGATGTGCAGCCGCAGCTGCTGTATAAAACCCAGGCCAATGTTCCGTTTACCAAGGAAATGAAGGAGACCTATACGATTCTGGCGCCGCAGATGTCGCCGGTCCACTTCGAACTTTTCGAACGCGTCTTCCGTGATGCCGGATACCGTCTTAAGGTGCTGGAAACCACAGGGCCGCAGGAGACGGAGGAAGGCCTCAGATTTGTTAACAATGATGCCTGCTATCCAGCCATAGTCACCATCGGGCAGATCCTGTCGGCGCTTAAGAGCGGAGATTACGATCCGAACCGGACCGCAGTCATTATGTCACAGACGGGCGGCGGATGCCGGGCTACCAACTATATTTCGCTGCTGCGAAAGGCGCTCAAAGACTCTGATTTGGGGCAAATCCCGGTAATCTCCCTGAATGCCTCGGGCATGGAGAATCAGCCTGGCTTCCGCATCAGCCTGAAGCTGGCCAACCGGCTGGTCGCAGCGGCCTGCTACGGAGATCTGATGATGCGGCTACTGCACCGGTTCAGACCCTACGAGCGGATACCGGGAAGCGCGGAACTGCTGTACCGTAAAGGGATGGAGCGCTGCAAGAGCAGCCTGTCGAACTTCTCGTTCCGTGAGTACAAACGGGTGATCCGGGGGATTGTTGCCGAGTTCAGCCGTCTGCCGGTCCACTCTGCCTTGAAACCGAAAGTCGGTATCGTCGGCGAAATTCTGATCAAGTTCCATCCGGACGCCAACAACCGGATCATTGAGATGATCGAAGCGGAGGGCGGCGAAGCGGTGATGCCGGATTTCCTGGACTTTATCTTCTATTGCATCTATAACCCGATCTACAAGGCGGAGCAATTCGGCAAGAGCAAGAGGCTGGGATACATCAATCCGATGCTGATCTCTTATCTGGAAATTTACCGCAAGCCGGTCAAGGTAGCGCTGGAGGAAGCGGGCCTGGCTAAGAGCAGAGAAAACATTTACGGTCTGGCTGAGAAGGCAAGCCGCCTTGTCTCCGTGGGTAATCAGATGGGCGAAGGCTGGTTCCTGACAGCGGAAATGATGGATCTGCTGGACAATGGTGTGAATAATATTGTCTGTATTCAGCCGTTCGCCTGCCTGCCGAACCATATCACAGGGCGCGGCATGATTAAAGGGCTTAAGGAGCTGTATCCCGGAGCCAACATTGCTGCCATTGACTACGATGCGGGGGTCAGCGTGGTGAATCAGGCAAACCGGATTAAGCTGATGATGTCCATTGCCAGCGAACTGGTTAGCGGAACGCATGCTAAACCGCCGGCAGCCAGCCTGGTACAGCCGGCGTTGCTGGGGACCTTCGGAAGCGGAGTATAG
- a CDS encoding DinB family protein, with protein sequence MNLEQRKHWNANHKILTGILSRPEEYPNAIALFLEQHRWLYASGREPSVQPTYEDAILSGLLEQTFRAYPVRTSVSQNSIAWHLWHCARIEDLTMNVLISGQEQLLHSEDYAGKLQTRFIHTGNGMDEGEIAELSSSISIDALSDYRQAVAERTRSIIPALCPAQLKDKVSPERIRQISAQGAVKASEQWLLDYWGGKTLAGLVLMPATRHNFLHLNKAMHVKLKLQKSSTRST encoded by the coding sequence ATGAATCTTGAGCAGCGAAAACATTGGAATGCCAATCACAAAATATTGACTGGAATACTATCCAGGCCTGAAGAGTATCCTAACGCCATAGCACTGTTCCTGGAACAGCACAGATGGCTGTATGCCTCCGGCCGGGAACCTTCCGTGCAGCCAACCTATGAGGATGCCATTCTCAGCGGTTTACTGGAGCAGACTTTCCGTGCTTATCCGGTCCGGACATCCGTAAGTCAAAACTCCATCGCCTGGCATCTTTGGCATTGTGCACGGATCGAAGACCTCACGATGAACGTCCTAATCTCAGGGCAGGAGCAACTCCTTCACAGTGAGGATTATGCAGGTAAATTGCAAACCCGCTTCATCCATACCGGCAACGGGATGGACGAGGGAGAAATTGCCGAGCTGAGCTCATCCATCTCCATAGATGCGTTATCAGATTACCGGCAGGCGGTTGCAGAGCGGACCCGTTCCATCATTCCCGCATTATGTCCGGCTCAATTGAAGGACAAGGTAAGTCCTGAGCGGATCCGCCAAATCAGCGCCCAAGGAGCTGTAAAAGCTTCTGAGCAATGGCTGCTTGATTACTGGGGCGGCAAAACCCTGGCCGGCCTGGTGCTGATGCCGGCTACCCGGCATAACTTCCTCCATCTGAACAAAGCGATGCATGTAAAACTTAAGCTGCAAAAATCCTCTACCCGCAGTACATAG
- a CDS encoding MarR family winged helix-turn-helix transcriptional regulator, producing MEEKEKQLDDILSSFRCITHNFQQLLWKDAEELNITSTQLMVLRKLAMHPDIGITELADLLHLGNSAASGVVDRMVKAGLITRQRSQSDRRIFNLAVTDKGKEIRELSKQSLRRHLQPLTEIPAEDAQELLRLHGEILKILVQGRENKKL from the coding sequence GTGGAGGAAAAGGAAAAACAGCTCGATGATATTCTCTCTTCTTTCCGTTGTATCACCCATAATTTCCAGCAGCTTTTGTGGAAAGACGCAGAAGAGCTGAATATTACATCGACCCAGCTGATGGTGCTGCGCAAACTGGCGATGCACCCCGATATTGGCATCACTGAGCTTGCCGATCTGCTTCATTTGGGGAACAGTGCAGCAAGCGGAGTAGTGGACCGGATGGTAAAGGCCGGGCTGATCACCAGACAACGCTCGCAGAGCGACAGACGTATATTTAATCTGGCAGTAACCGACAAGGGAAAAGAAATAAGGGAGCTTAGCAAGCAATCCCTTAGGAGGCACCTGCAGCCCCTCACTGAAATACCTGCTGAGGATGCCCAAGAGCTGCTGCGGCTGCACGGCGAAATTCTGAAAATTTTAGTGCAAGGGAGAGAGAATAAGAAGCTATGA
- a CDS encoding DHA2 family efflux MFS transporter permease subunit, translated as MSTITANAGGEAKAIRRGPIIAALLIGAFVALLNQTLMNVALPKMMEDLNIAANTAQWLTTGFMLVNGVLIPISAYLVEKFTTRQLFITAMILFSIGTLICAVGTGFEMIMVGRVVQAVGAGILMPLMNIVFLRIFPIEERGKAMGLMAVAMIFAPAVGPTLSGWVVQNYSWRVLFYIVLPLAIFSTLLGMKAMQNVGKLTSPKLDKLGIMLSTLGFGGLLYGFSDAGTDGWKSATVISCLILGVVSLILFVWRELTTDKPLLEFRIFRYNMYSLTTVINIIVTMAMYAGMILLPIYLQTIRGFTPMESGLMLLPGAILMGIMSPITGIIFDKIGARWLAVIGLLITTITTWEFSQISDSTTYTHLILTYTARMFGMSMLMMPIVTAGLNQLPQRLSSHGTAMSNTLRTVGGALGMALFVSLMTNRTKSNITEALTSGAVSQSDKAAMLKLTQEATINGITHAFTVATWVTVVALVLALFIKKTSPQADFLKSEEAEPAAQDMVKSQQAQAVK; from the coding sequence ATGAGTACAATAACTGCAAACGCTGGCGGTGAAGCCAAGGCAATCCGCAGAGGGCCGATTATCGCGGCGCTTCTGATCGGTGCTTTCGTTGCGCTGCTGAATCAGACGCTGATGAATGTGGCACTGCCGAAGATGATGGAGGATTTGAATATTGCCGCCAATACGGCGCAATGGCTGACAACCGGCTTTATGCTGGTGAACGGGGTGCTGATTCCGATCAGTGCCTATCTGGTGGAGAAGTTCACTACCCGCCAGCTGTTTATTACCGCAATGATATTATTTTCTATAGGAACATTAATTTGTGCAGTCGGAACGGGTTTTGAAATGATTATGGTCGGCCGTGTGGTTCAGGCTGTCGGCGCCGGCATTCTGATGCCGCTGATGAACATCGTGTTCCTCCGCATCTTCCCGATCGAAGAACGCGGTAAAGCGATGGGGCTTATGGCTGTAGCCATGATCTTTGCCCCGGCCGTTGGACCGACACTGTCCGGCTGGGTAGTACAGAATTATTCGTGGCGTGTGCTGTTCTACATCGTACTGCCGCTTGCCATTTTCTCCACACTGCTTGGAATGAAGGCGATGCAGAATGTCGGGAAGCTTACTTCTCCCAAGCTGGATAAGCTGGGTATTATGTTATCGACGCTTGGATTTGGCGGACTGCTGTACGGCTTCAGTGATGCAGGAACCGACGGCTGGAAGAGCGCAACCGTAATCTCCTGTCTGATCTTAGGGGTGGTATCGCTGATCCTGTTCGTATGGCGTGAGCTTACAACGGATAAGCCGCTGCTGGAGTTCCGTATTTTCCGTTACAACATGTACTCCCTTACTACAGTAATCAACATCATCGTTACCATGGCTATGTACGCCGGTATGATTCTGCTGCCGATTTATCTGCAGACCATCCGCGGCTTTACACCGATGGAATCTGGTCTGATGCTGCTGCCCGGAGCCATTCTGATGGGGATTATGTCTCCGATCACAGGGATTATTTTTGATAAAATCGGTGCGAGATGGCTGGCCGTTATCGGTCTGCTGATTACCACCATTACGACCTGGGAATTCAGTCAGATTTCCGACTCCACCACTTACACACATTTGATTCTGACTTATACGGCCCGGATGTTCGGAATGTCCATGCTGATGATGCCGATTGTAACAGCTGGACTTAACCAGCTGCCGCAGCGCCTCAGCTCGCATGGAACTGCAATGTCGAATACACTGCGTACCGTAGGCGGAGCGCTGGGGATGGCACTCTTTGTCAGCCTAATGACCAACCGTACGAAGAGCAACATCACGGAAGCCCTGACAAGCGGGGCGGTATCGCAGAGTGACAAGGCAGCAATGCTCAAGCTTACACAGGAAGCAACCATCAACGGGATCACACATGCGTTTACAGTGGCTACATGGGTGACGGTTGTGGCTCTGGTCCTGGCTCTGTTCATCAAGAAAACATCGCCGCAGGCCGACTTCCTGAAGTCAGAGGAAGCAGAACCGGCAGCGCAAGATATGGTGAAATCCCAGCAAGCACAGGCTGTAAAATAA
- a CDS encoding helix-turn-helix transcriptional regulator, producing MKIDRLLSIVILLMNRPLIQAKELADMFEVSVRTIYRDIDSINGAGIPVVTYQGAGGGIGLMEGYRLDRNVLTEHELADIFTALQSVSTYGGGEHNLLMEKISSVIPPSQTAAFRSKTTQLIVDFSPWGLQKPLEERLALLKEALEEAAAVSFEYVTADGKISRRSVEPYTLVLKGRAWYLYGFCAEREDFRLFKLLRMKSLIKEKRSYVRQELPLKELPWSSGWSTPSDTTPVVLHFSAEGRHLAEDYFDYSELQPDGNGGYTVTVCYPEDNWLYGFLLGFGTAAEVLEPEHIRLKLGEIAAGVAAKYQGSAGGNA from the coding sequence GTGAAAATAGACCGTCTGCTCTCCATCGTCATTCTGCTGATGAACCGCCCCCTAATCCAGGCTAAGGAGCTCGCCGATATGTTTGAGGTATCGGTACGCACCATTTACCGCGATATTGACAGCATTAACGGAGCCGGCATTCCCGTCGTGACCTATCAGGGAGCCGGCGGCGGAATTGGGCTGATGGAGGGCTATCGCCTCGACCGCAATGTGCTGACGGAGCACGAGCTTGCCGACATTTTCACCGCGCTACAAAGTGTATCCACCTACGGCGGAGGCGAGCATAACCTGCTTATGGAAAAAATCAGCAGCGTTATCCCCCCCTCCCAAACCGCTGCCTTCCGCAGTAAAACCACCCAGCTGATCGTCGATTTCTCCCCCTGGGGGCTGCAGAAGCCGCTGGAGGAGCGGCTCGCACTGCTCAAAGAGGCTCTGGAAGAAGCGGCAGCCGTTTCCTTCGAATACGTTACTGCCGACGGTAAAATAAGCCGGCGGTCCGTAGAGCCCTATACGCTGGTGCTCAAAGGCCGGGCTTGGTACTTATACGGATTCTGTGCAGAGCGCGAGGATTTCCGGCTGTTTAAGCTGCTGCGCATGAAGTCGCTGATCAAGGAAAAGCGCAGCTATGTCCGGCAGGAGCTCCCCTTGAAAGAGCTGCCCTGGAGCAGCGGGTGGTCAACCCCCTCGGACACGACCCCCGTTGTGCTGCACTTTTCCGCTGAAGGCAGACATCTTGCGGAAGACTATTTTGATTACAGCGAGCTTCAGCCGGATGGGAACGGGGGATACACCGTGACTGTCTGCTACCCGGAGGATAACTGGCTGTACGGTTTCCTGCTGGGGTTCGGAACCGCAGCAGAAGTACTGGAGCCGGAGCATATCCGGCTTAAGCTGGGTGAGATTGCGGCAGGGGTCGCCGCTAAATACCAGGGCAGCGCCGGTGGTAATGCCTAA
- a CDS encoding MFS transporter, with the protein MVNGITVPAGRQPKGYSRLFAAGLINGIGDRFSSVAMLALVLKLTGSGMAVGISLGVRVLPYLFMAPLGGMLATRLPRKAIMIAVDLLRIPVALSFLLVNGESRLWVLYAGSFLMAAGEAIYSPVRKSSIPLLADASALLRINGLEQLMNGCVLILGAFIGGIVSLWFGPDMAFIVNAASFLVAALLLWGLRFPQSDGRSAVREEEEAFQESAAAGQETAGRFQTLKVVAGGSLALQIVIGYELLVPVINGWDNVLISVYAVQEFHAGDAGVGAFYAALGIGLSLSFFAGRLLQKRLLTIALTGLLLEGLLHMTISASSHFIHVFFLYILLSLAGGLGNACLDTLVMRETPVQLQPVIFGMLSAAGGTLVGISMLGAGWLLEYVEPRMLGFAGGAGFAGIALVLAGYAVMRSRQKKV; encoded by the coding sequence ATGGTTAACGGGATTACGGTTCCGGCCGGAAGGCAGCCAAAGGGATATTCAAGGCTGTTCGCTGCCGGACTGATCAATGGAATAGGAGACCGCTTCAGCAGTGTTGCCATGCTGGCGCTGGTCCTGAAGCTGACCGGGTCGGGTATGGCGGTAGGCATTTCACTCGGGGTACGGGTGCTGCCCTATCTTTTTATGGCTCCGCTGGGGGGGATGCTGGCTACCAGGCTGCCGCGCAAAGCCATTATGATTGCGGTAGATTTGCTGCGTATACCTGTCGCATTGTCATTTCTGCTGGTCAATGGGGAAAGCAGGCTGTGGGTGCTTTATGCCGGCAGTTTCTTAATGGCTGCGGGGGAAGCGATATATAGCCCGGTACGCAAATCGTCGATTCCTTTACTGGCCGATGCTTCTGCTCTGCTTAGAATCAACGGCCTGGAACAGCTGATGAACGGCTGTGTGCTCATTCTGGGCGCGTTTATCGGCGGTATCGTCTCGCTTTGGTTCGGTCCGGACATGGCGTTCATTGTGAATGCAGCATCTTTTTTAGTGGCGGCACTGCTGCTATGGGGGCTTCGTTTCCCGCAGTCTGACGGAAGGTCAGCTGTACGGGAAGAAGAGGAAGCGTTCCAGGAATCAGCAGCAGCGGGTCAAGAAACTGCAGGACGCTTCCAGACCCTTAAAGTTGTGGCGGGGGGTAGCCTGGCGCTACAGATTGTGATCGGGTATGAACTGCTGGTACCGGTTATTAACGGCTGGGACAATGTGTTAATTAGTGTATATGCTGTGCAGGAGTTTCATGCCGGGGATGCCGGGGTTGGCGCTTTTTATGCGGCGCTTGGGATTGGACTCAGCCTTAGCTTTTTTGCCGGCCGGCTGCTTCAGAAGCGGCTGCTGACCATAGCGCTCACGGGTCTCCTGCTGGAAGGGCTGTTGCATATGACAATCAGCGCAAGCAGTCATTTCATTCATGTCTTCTTCTTGTATATTTTGCTGTCTCTGGCGGGAGGACTCGGCAATGCCTGTCTAGACACCCTTGTCATGCGGGAGACGCCGGTTCAGCTGCAGCCTGTGATTTTTGGAATGCTGTCGGCGGCGGGCGGGACACTCGTGGGAATATCGATGCTGGGCGCCGGCTGGCTGCTTGAATACGTAGAGCCGCGCATGCTCGGGTTCGCCGGCGGGGCGGGATTCGCAGGAATTGCGCTGGTGCTGGCAGGATACGCTGTAATGAGAAGCAGGCAGAAGAAGGTATAG
- a CDS encoding DedA family protein: MEMLKWIQELFANYGYNVLFFGLLLEFVALPFPGETTMAFAGFLSYTGRLDFPALVAVAFAGTTAGMTITYLIGLKAGLPFIQRYGKWFLFSPAKLEKTQRWFERYGSLLISIGYFIPGVRHFTGYFAGITALPFRKFAMYAYGGALLWVLLFLGIGKIFGPQWMGIFHLFELYAPWIISGLAALAGLIVIYRYRRTLAIRLLRRKPDLELKAKLKETSKGR, translated from the coding sequence ATGGAAATGCTGAAATGGATTCAGGAGTTATTCGCCAATTACGGCTATAATGTGCTGTTCTTTGGACTTTTGCTGGAGTTTGTAGCCTTGCCTTTTCCAGGGGAGACAACAATGGCCTTTGCAGGCTTCCTTTCTTACACTGGGAGGTTGGATTTCCCGGCGCTGGTTGCTGTCGCTTTTGCAGGCACTACTGCCGGAATGACCATAACCTATCTTATCGGCCTAAAAGCGGGGCTTCCCTTCATTCAGCGCTACGGCAAATGGTTTCTATTCTCTCCGGCCAAGCTGGAGAAGACGCAGCGCTGGTTCGAGCGGTACGGGAGTCTTCTGATTTCCATCGGCTATTTTATTCCTGGGGTCCGCCACTTTACCGGTTATTTTGCCGGCATTACCGCTTTGCCCTTCCGCAAGTTTGCAATGTACGCCTACGGCGGAGCCCTGCTCTGGGTGCTGCTGTTTCTGGGCATCGGTAAAATATTCGGACCGCAATGGATGGGCATTTTCCACCTGTTCGAGCTGTATGCACCTTGGATTATCTCCGGTCTTGCGGCACTTGCGGGCCTGATCGTCATCTACCGCTACCGCCGCACACTGGCTATCCGTCTGCTCCGGCGCAAACCGGATCTTGAACTGAAAGCCAAACTGAAGGAGACTTCCAAGGGCCGCTGA